The genomic DNA TACGAAGCTCGGTGGTACCATTAGCCATACTATCTATGCCACACAATGATAGGCCGCCGTGTACCAATAGGGGCTTCTGCAATCAGGGGTGTATACCCAATGCTAAGTTTAGCACCCTGATAACATATGCTAGATGGGCAGAAAATGCTGGTGCTGAAATAAGGCAAAACTCTATGGCAACACGGATAGAAACCTCAAAGGGGAAGGTTACTGGTGTGGAATATACCCATGAAGGGAAGGAGATTTTACAAAAGGCAAAAGTTGTCATACTCTCTGCCTTTGTCATAGAAACACCCAGGTTACTTTTTAATTCCTCAACACCTAAATTTCCTGACGGCTTAGCAAACAGTAGTGGCATGGTAGGGAAAAACTTAATGCCTCACAGTAGCCATGATATTTATGCAAGATTTGATAAAGAGATACTCCCATATAAAGGAACCCCTGTAATGGCAACAACACAGGATTTTTATGAAACCAATGAAAACAACGGCTATGTAAGAGGCTTTTCAATACATTCCCATGGATTTAGACCTGTGGGTTTTGTGAGACAGGTTGCAGGACATTATTTGCTCTATGGGGAACACTTACGAGAGGTCACCAGAGACTACAATCATTATTCAAGAGTTACCCTAATTGGAGAGGTGTTGCCAAATGAGAAAAACTGCGTTACCCTCGATCCTAATATAAAAGACAGTTATGGGTTGCCTGTGCCAAGGATAAGTTTCAGCTACGGTGAAAATGATCTGGCAATTATAGAATCAGGAATCGCAAAATGTAAGGATATTATGGAAGCTGCAGATGGGAAGGTTGAATTTGTAGTTGAAGATAGTGCCCATTTAATGGGAACATGCAGAATGGGAAATGACCCAAAAAACTCTGTGGTGAATGAGTACTGTCAAA from Desulfitibacter sp. BRH_c19 includes the following:
- a CDS encoding oxidoreductase; this translates as MSKWINETVDFCIVGAGAAGSVLAKELSEDGFSVVLLEAGPLMDPQSEWVSDEVEMNSMLAWNDLRIVEGKNPLKMGHNNSGKGVGGGTNHFSGVSLRFHPSDFKVKSKDGVAEDWPIGYKDLEPYYTILEKEIGVSGPKHFPWGAFNGPYPLPQRNPVNAVAEVFMVGCERLGIRSSVVPLAILSMPHNDRPPCTNRGFCNQGCIPNAKFSTLITYARWAENAGAEIRQNSMATRIETSKGKVTGVEYTHEGKEILQKAKVVILSAFVIETPRLLFNSSTPKFPDGLANSSGMVGKNLMPHSSHDIYARFDKEILPYKGTPVMATTQDFYETNENNGYVRGFSIHSHGFRPVGFVRQVAGHYLLYGEHLREVTRDYNHYSRVTLIGEVLPNEKNCVTLDPNIKDSYGLPVPRISFSYGENDLAIIESGIAKCKDIMEAADGKVEFVVEDSAHLMGTCRMGNDPKNSVVNEYCQSHDIPNLFICDASVFVTSTPANPTLTVMAIAKRTGDYIKEKAKMGDL